The genomic segment GACGACCGCAGTAAGACTTTACAAACGCTATTGCTCCCCTAAGAAGCGCGTTTAGTCTTAGATCGTGCTTGTCGTCTTGAATCGCTAGGTGATTTTTCAGTTCCGTCAGCGTTACCATCTTTGTCATTCCCTTCTGTCGGTTCGACTACCTCAAGATATTCCTCTCCAAATGCCTTGTATATGTCGTCGTCTATGTTTAGAATCTCTCCAACACTTATTGTCGAACCCACAAAGATGGGTCTCTTTACCTTTACTGTCTTCATAAGATCTCCCCTTAGAATGGGGCTGAGTCTTTTCCATACAAGATTCCAACAACACCTACCGTTAAAGTTGCAGATGGAGTTAGTGTGAAGGTTATAAACGGATAGTTAATATCCTTTGCAATCTCAAGTTCAAACCAGCCAACGTTATCGGTAATAGCAGTTCCTGTATATGCCAATGTCTTCGTTCCAGCGGCTGTCTCTGATTTGTAATACTTGACGATTACGGTCGTTGTTGTTGCTGAAGCCGTTAACTGGCCTACAACGTGCATACGCTCATAACCGCGAAGGTCGACGGTCGTGGGAGTAGCAAGGGCTGTTATGCTTGTCAAAGGGTAAATCTCAAACGCCTTCGTATTATCGAGTATTGTGAACCCGAACAACGTAGCGAAAGTAACAACGAGAATCATTACAAGTGTCAGTTTGGTTCTCTTCATTTCATCACCTCATGAAAAGAGGGGCTTTCGCCCCTCGTATTATTAAGCAGCAGCGGTCTTCAGGACGGCAAATGCTTCTGGGAAGGCGATGGTGATTGCTACCCTTTCAATTGCTCTTATTGCCATCATGTTCGTTTCAAAGAGAGCGACTCCACCAACGGTTGCCTGATCTGCAATCTGAAGAGTAAGCTCCTTCTTCTTTCCAAAGTAAACGTAGCCGAGGTCTCCGTAGCACATGAACTTTGTGCTTATCGCACTTGCGGAAGCAGCAGGGAGCAATGAACTCTTGGAGTATGGATATTCCCAGATCGTGTTACCAGTGAAGAGATATGGGCCAGTAGCTCCGTTTGTCAGCTTCTTCACGATGTTAAGCACCGTTCTGTGCATGAAGTATCTTGCGTTCTCTTCTGCGGCTTCGTGTACAGCAGCGTTCAAGTCAAGAAGATTATTTGCTGTAATCTGAGTGAAAGATGTCTTAGTGTCTTCCATAGTAACTACTGGAACATCAGGGTGGTTCATTATGCCAGTAAAGACCGAGCCGTCTCCGTTGAATGTCTGATAATCTTCCCCTCTTGCGAACGCCCTTCCGAAGATTCTCCCGAGAATCGATGTTATGTCTATTTCCGAATCCTCAAGCAGATCGTTTGTTATCGGGACGATTATTGCAGCGTCCTTGATGTTGAGCTGAGTCAATCCGAAAGTTGGCTGACCTGTGGTTATTGTGCCGCCTTCAGTAACCCACGACACGGCAGGTTCAGATGTGAGTTTAGGAATCTTTGCTGACCTTCCACCCATTTTCATCTGATTTGCAAACTGTCTTGTCAGTCCGTATTTGTAGGCGAGTTCATCAACTCTCCACACGAAATCATCAGGAACAAGATACCCACCAGTCGCGTCGCCCTGACCAGTAAGCGCCTTAGCTACCACGTGATCTCTGTTAACTATTGCTTTGACGAGTTCTCGAAGTTCCTTCTCCGTTGACTTTGAAACTGGCGTTTCTGGAACAGGTGCGCCGAGAGCCTTCTCTTTGAGATAAGCGTCTATCTCGGCTCTAATAACTTCTGGCGTAACCGTTGCAATGGTTTTCACCTGATTTACAATGTCTGTTTTCATGTTTTCGAGAGCTTCTGTTATCTCCATTACCTTACCTCCTTAATGCTTCGTTTAATCTCGTCCAATGCGGACTTTAGCTTTTGCGACAACTCGAAATTCTGTATATACTGAAGTGCCTTGTTTATTTCATCTGCTTTCTCTTCTGTCCACTTTCGGTATTCTTCGATTGCGTTCTTTAACGGCTCGAGAGCCTCTTGCATTTTCTCTACATCTATCCCTATCTTCATAGCGGCAAACTGCGGATTGATTCCCTTTCCGTACAGACTCATAGCAAGAGCCGCAGGGTGAGCTGGAACGTTCACAAGAGAAAGTTCGAGAAGCTCTTGCTCAATGAAGTGTATCCCCCTGTAACGGCCATTCTCGTCTTCAATCCAATCGTATTTCAGAGGCAAGAACCCAACGGAAGACGCTCGCATGATCTTCAACTTGTAAAGGTTAAAGAGCTTGTCGGACAGATCGTTGACTCCTTCTGGAGGAAACTCTATAAGGAACGTGAGCTTATCATCTTCCTTCTTTACTTCCTTTGCTCTTGCAACAGCAGGTATCCACGTGTCGTGTCCGAACAGGATAACTGGATTCTTCCTGTAGTTAGTGAGCTTCCAGCCTTTAACATCTATGATGTCTCCCATTCTGTCAATTTCGCCTGTTGAGCCTACCATTCTGAGCGTCCGCTCTTCGTCGTTGGCCTTGTCAACCTCTGTTTCCATGTCGCTGATTACACGATCGATAGTTACTTCCTTTCCGATGAGGTCTTTCAAGTCTTTAGATTCGAGAGCCGTTTCATCTTCAACCGAAAACTTTATTGCTGTTCCGTATGAGAGAATCGAGAACGATTTGCCCTCTGAAACTACTTCAGCGTTTATATCTCCGAAGAGATGATCGATCTGCTGTTTTACAATCTCTTCGATCTTCAAAGCATCACCTTCTTTCCATCTTCAGCTTCTTTTGCTTCCTTCGGTTTTTCTCCATCTTCAGCTTTCTTGAATGGCTCGTTGCCCCACGGTACTGGCTGCAATCCCATTTCGTCTCTTACTTCGTTTATTGTCAAAACACCACGGTCAAGATATTGAGTATTCTTCGTTGTCTCAAGCATCATGTTCTTTGGAATAACGCTGTCGTAGAAAAATACTTTGTCTTTGATTCCGTTGTCTCTGAGAAGCGCTTTCGTAAGCGTCTCCGCTATCATCACGAGCTTCGGAGTAAGCGTGTCCTTCGCGTATGTATAATCTAATTGCTCCGCACTCGCTCTGTTAACGTCCTCGACGATACCGAGCTTCGCCAGAGGGAGACCGTATATCGCCGCTATCTCCTGCCTGTTGTACTGTTTAAGCTCAAGAAGCTGCATATCCTTCATAGGCATTGTTATAGGCTTGAACTCCAACTTGTTCTCAAACAGCATTACCTTATGCGCATTGGAGACACCGCGATATTTCTCGTCTATCTCAGCTTTCAACCTTTTGAACTGCGCATCTGACAACGTTCTCTCGGCTTGTATTACAGCGGACGGAACGGCTGAGTTCTTGAAGAAGTTCTTCTGCCATTTCTCAACGTAGTACGCTGTGTCAGTTGCGTCGGCAATAGCAGATATTGGAGAAAGACCTCTGAACACGTTGCTAGGATTCGGGTATTTGATTTGCAGAATATCTGAGTACTTGTATTCGGTTTCAAATGATTGGCCAGCCTTGTAAGACCTGTATATCCATTTGCTAGGCCAACCTCCTTCGAGTTTCAATTCCAAGCTGAGTGGGTTAAGAGGGTAGAGTCCAACCGTTCTTCCGAACAAGTCATTTATCCTCAACAGCGTTGCTTCACCTGTCAGCTCAAGGAATTGTCCTATGAGGAAGAACAGCTCTGTTCTTGACATATAAGGATTGGGACTGTTTATGAAATCGAGAACTGGATCGCTCGTAATCTCGTCCCAAGAGCCATCTTCTTTTGTCTTGTATAGCCTCAGATTCGCAGACAAAATGCTTGCGGATATGAATTTCACGCAAGCATATACCCAAGAGACTTTTTCATTAGCTCTCAACGGCCTTCTTGCAAATTCCTCATCTGATGAAATTGATTCGTACAGAGGAAGCCAGCCTTGCATTGAGAAGCTCTTTCGCAATCCTGTAAACATCTTCTGTAATATGTTCATGCTCAGCTCCTACAAGAGACGCACCGAAGGCTCGCCTTCCGAGGAGTTTCCCCATGCTGCCAAAGCCAAAGCTATAACGCAGTCGTCATGCTTTCCTGCTGGCGCGTTCATCTTCAGCTTCCCTGTCGGAGTCAAGTCGTACTGATAGAGCTTTAACTCATATATCAATTCAGGAATGTTTGGGTAGGTAATATCGTGTTGTTCTATTCGCATCGCCAAGTTGTTTATGATGTTAGTCTTCGATGACGAAGTGAACTTCACGCCCTCTACCCATATCTCCCTAGACAGGTCTTCGAATATAGGGTCTCCTATACCAGTCGAGTCAATAATCACCTTCGCGGCCATGCTTCGGGCAGCCTCTATGATTCTTCTTTTCTGTAAAGCCCAATCAATCTGATTGAACCTGTCGAAATACACAACCTTTCCAGAACCATCTATCCCGACAAGCACGGTAAAGTCTTCGTACTTAGCAAGGTCAACGCCAAGAGTTACAAGCCCTTCCGTTGTCGTTGGAAGCGAATACGGTCTTATGTTTTCGTCAACGTATCTGAAAACACCGCCAGTATCATCTAGGAACTCTGCCAGTATCTCCTGACGGAATACTCTTTCTGGTAGCGTCCTTTTCAAAGCGTCGATTTCGGCAGGGTCTATGTAAGGATTCTGGTAAGTTGACATTTGCCACGATTCAAAGTCTTCCTGCTCTCTGTCCTGACCGTTTATCCACAAGTGATAAAACCAGTTCTTGCCCTTCGGAGTTCCTATCGCAAGTAACTTTCCTTTTCTATCCGAAAGAGCTGGCCGAAGTGCTTCGTACCATGCCTCTTCTGACATGAAGGCAGCTTCGTCTATCGTTACCCAACCTAAGCCTTCTCCTCGCAAGTTGTCTGGTCGCTCGGCAGAACGAAACTCTATCGTTGCGTTGTTGTGAAGAATGATCTTGAGGCTCGCGCTGTTAGCGTTCTTGATGAGATCAGGAAAGCTGTTCTTTATCATCTTGAATCCGATAGCCGCTTGAGAATATACTGGCGCGACCCACCACGTCGTCTCTCTAGGATTCTCGTAAGCGTACTTCGTAGTCTCATTCGCGGCCATCAGAGACTTTCCGAACCTTCTTCCACAAGCTACTATCCTGAATCTCTTTTTTGACTTGTGTATCTTCCATTGAGCAGGGTGAGGCTCGTATAGCTTTATAAGCTCTTTCTCTAGCTTCTTGTTGACAGCTCCCTTTGGCCTTCCACCTTTATTCCTTTGGGGCTTTGCCCGCGAACTCTGCGACGTATTTGACATTCTTTCTCTCCTGTATATCGAGTCGTTCTTTTCTGGCGTAATCGTTCGGGTAACGTCTTTCTAAGAACCACGCTGCCGCTTGCCACACACCGTCTTGTGCCGCCCTCTGAATGATAGCGATGTTCCTCGCTATTGCCTCTCCCTCGGCTTTTATTATGCTGTCGTACAAGCGCCTCTCTAATGTTCCTTCTGGCGAGTTTTCTCCTAGCTCAAGCCATCGATAGTAGGTCGAAGGAGAGAGGCCCAACGCCCTTGCCGTATGCTCTCTCGTCATACCAGCCCTCGCCATGTTCTCGGCTTCAGTTACTGTCTGCTCTTTGAGCTTGTACGTTCTCTTTATCTTGCGTCCCATAAAATCACCTCTTAACTGCGGTTTTCCCTGTGAACTCCTCCCATCGCCTGATAATCACGTCGCAGTATGTTTCGCTTATCTCCATCATCATGCAGTCTCTCTTGAGCTGTTCGCACGCCATTAGCGTAGAGCCAGAACCTCCGAAAAGGTCAAGCACGCTGTCTCCCGAATTTGAACTGTTAGCTATACCTATCGCGCACAGCTCTATCGGCTTCATGGTAGGGTGAAGCTCCGATCTCATAGGTCTATCTACTTCCCAAACCTCTGTCTTGTTCCTTCCAGCAACAAAGCTGGATTTTTTCTTCCAGCCATAGAAACAAGGCTCGTACATTCTCTGATAGTTTCCTCTTGACATTACGAAGGCGTGCTTCTTCCACACGATAGTTGCAGACCAATGGAGGCCAGCATCTATGAAGGCAAGTCTTTGCCTCATACCATCAGGGCCGGGCGCACCCCACACGTACAAGTCTCCATCGCAGAACTCAATCATGATTTCAGCTAATGTCAAGTTGAATTTTCGCCACTCTTCTTGAGTCATCTCGTCGTTTATGATTGCTTTGTGTTTTCCTGACTGATGCGAAGTGTATTTCTTGTTGTTCGGGTTAACGTACCCAACATTGTAAGGAGGGTCAGTGAAAATCATGCTTGCCTTTCTTCCGTTCAGCAGCGTTCTCACATCTTCCTTGCTTGTTCCGTCTCCGCACATGAGCGTATGATTGCCGAGAATGTAAACGTCTCCCCTTACAGTCTTCGGCTCGTC from the Mesotoga sp. UBA6090 genome contains:
- a CDS encoding phage major capsid protein; this encodes MEITEALENMKTDIVNQVKTIATVTPEVIRAEIDAYLKEKALGAPVPETPVSKSTEKELRELVKAIVNRDHVVAKALTGQGDATGGYLVPDDFVWRVDELAYKYGLTRQFANQMKMGGRSAKIPKLTSEPAVSWVTEGGTITTGQPTFGLTQLNIKDAAIIVPITNDLLEDSEIDITSILGRIFGRAFARGEDYQTFNGDGSVFTGIMNHPDVPVVTMEDTKTSFTQITANNLLDLNAAVHEAAEENARYFMHRTVLNIVKKLTNGATGPYLFTGNTIWEYPYSKSSLLPAASASAISTKFMCYGDLGYVYFGKKKELTLQIADQATVGGVALFETNMMAIRAIERVAITIAFPEAFAVLKTAAA
- a CDS encoding phage portal protein, with protein sequence MNILQKMFTGLRKSFSMQGWLPLYESISSDEEFARRPLRANEKVSWVYACVKFISASILSANLRLYKTKEDGSWDEITSDPVLDFINSPNPYMSRTELFFLIGQFLELTGEATLLRINDLFGRTVGLYPLNPLSLELKLEGGWPSKWIYRSYKAGQSFETEYKYSDILQIKYPNPSNVFRGLSPISAIADATDTAYYVEKWQKNFFKNSAVPSAVIQAERTLSDAQFKRLKAEIDEKYRGVSNAHKVMLFENKLEFKPITMPMKDMQLLELKQYNRQEIAAIYGLPLAKLGIVEDVNRASAEQLDYTYAKDTLTPKLVMIAETLTKALLRDNGIKDKVFFYDSVIPKNMMLETTKNTQYLDRGVLTINEVRDEMGLQPVPWGNEPFKKAEDGEKPKEAKEAEDGKKVML
- a CDS encoding terminase large subunit domain-containing protein, which translates into the protein MSNTSQSSRAKPQRNKGGRPKGAVNKKLEKELIKLYEPHPAQWKIHKSKKRFRIVACGRRFGKSLMAANETTKYAYENPRETTWWVAPVYSQAAIGFKMIKNSFPDLIKNANSASLKIILHNNATIEFRSAERPDNLRGEGLGWVTIDEAAFMSEEAWYEALRPALSDRKGKLLAIGTPKGKNWFYHLWINGQDREQEDFESWQMSTYQNPYIDPAEIDALKRTLPERVFRQEILAEFLDDTGGVFRYVDENIRPYSLPTTTEGLVTLGVDLAKYEDFTVLVGIDGSGKVVYFDRFNQIDWALQKRRIIEAARSMAAKVIIDSTGIGDPIFEDLSREIWVEGVKFTSSSKTNIINNLAMRIEQHDITYPNIPELIYELKLYQYDLTPTGKLKMNAPAGKHDDCVIALALAAWGNSSEGEPSVRLL
- a CDS encoding helix-turn-helix domain-containing protein, which gives rise to MGRKIKRTYKLKEQTVTEAENMARAGMTREHTARALGLSPSTYYRWLELGENSPEGTLERRLYDSIIKAEGEAIARNIAIIQRAAQDGVWQAAAWFLERRYPNDYARKERLDIQERKNVKYVAEFAGKAPKE
- a CDS encoding site-specific DNA-methyltransferase; the encoded protein is MKIVQRKLSDVKLAPYNPRKISPEEKEKLKRSLSEFGYVDPIIYNKRNMFVVGGNQRLTALRELAKEDPEKWNIKYDMVEEDLDDDREKALNVALNKIGGEWDFAKLKELLVELDTGAFDIEITGFSFDEIKSFVDYTTDASDDGFDVDEAEKQIDEPKTVRGDVYILGNHTLMCGDGTSKEDVRTLLNGRKASMIFTDPPYNVGYVNPNNKKYTSHQSGKHKAIINDEMTQEEWRKFNLTLAEIMIEFCDGDLYVWGAPGPDGMRQRLAFIDAGLHWSATIVWKKHAFVMSRGNYQRMYEPCFYGWKKKSSFVAGRNKTEVWEVDRPMRSELHPTMKPIELCAIGIANSSNSGDSVLDLFGGSGSTLMACEQLKRDCMMMEISETYCDVIIRRWEEFTGKTAVKR